A window of Candidatus Gastranaerophilales bacterium contains these coding sequences:
- a CDS encoding diphosphate--fructose-6-phosphate 1-phosphotransferase, whose amino-acid sequence MKELSSLQIERLKYQPKLPKCLACGINNLSLNEGKKTQSIKDQEQIQNLFKNTYGAPLVEFEASDDALISEQKNVGVILSGGQAPGGHNVIAGLYDALKQANSGNKLYGFLGGPAGIIDGKFVEFDDEFIDAYRNTGGFDIIGSGRTKLETEEQFQKSLAVCKNLNISAVVIIGGDDSNTNAALLAEWFVSNNTGIQVIGCPKTIDGDLKNDQIEISFGFDTATKTYGELIGNIQRDANSAKKYWHFIKIMGRSASHVALEAALQTQPNITLISEEVEQKKMSLDSIVSYMTDIIVRRSEKGKNFGTVIVPEGLIEFIPEMKSMIANLNDIMASLEKDSKYSSSENAEKFAIIENTLSSENSKVFSSLPNLIKSQLLMDRDPHGNVQVSKIETEKLLIEMIKEKLDILKAQGKYNGKFSAQAHFFGYEGRCAFPSNFDADYCYSLGFNAFALINFGLTGYLSSVRNLSASANEWKAGGVPLTMMMNMEKRHGEMKPVIQKALVELDGPVFKQLEKNRESWAMEEKYIFPGAIQYFGPSAVCDITTQTLQHECKARFVKA is encoded by the coding sequence ATGAAAGAACTTTCATCATTGCAAATAGAAAGATTGAAATATCAACCGAAGTTGCCTAAATGTTTGGCTTGCGGGATAAACAATCTCTCTCTAAACGAAGGTAAAAAAACTCAATCTATCAAAGATCAAGAACAAATTCAAAATTTATTTAAAAATACTTATGGTGCACCTCTTGTGGAATTTGAAGCTTCTGATGACGCTTTGATTTCTGAACAAAAAAATGTAGGGGTTATCCTCTCTGGTGGTCAAGCTCCAGGTGGACACAACGTTATTGCAGGGCTTTATGACGCTTTGAAACAAGCTAATTCAGGTAATAAATTATATGGTTTCCTCGGTGGACCGGCTGGTATCATTGATGGAAAATTTGTAGAATTTGATGATGAATTTATTGATGCATACAGAAATACTGGCGGTTTTGACATAATCGGTTCAGGCAGAACAAAGCTTGAAACAGAAGAACAATTCCAAAAATCACTCGCTGTTTGCAAAAATTTGAATATTTCTGCTGTTGTTATTATAGGTGGTGACGATTCTAATACAAATGCTGCTTTATTGGCTGAGTGGTTCGTTTCCAACAATACAGGTATTCAAGTTATCGGCTGCCCTAAAACAATCGATGGCGACTTGAAAAATGACCAAATCGAAATATCTTTCGGATTTGACACTGCTACAAAAACTTATGGCGAATTAATCGGAAACATTCAACGTGACGCTAATTCTGCTAAAAAATATTGGCATTTTATTAAAATTATGGGTAGAAGTGCTTCCCACGTGGCTTTAGAGGCTGCTCTTCAAACTCAACCAAACATAACTTTGATTTCTGAAGAAGTTGAACAAAAGAAAATGTCACTTGATTCAATCGTTTCTTATATGACTGACATTATCGTAAGACGTTCTGAAAAGGGCAAAAATTTCGGTACAGTTATAGTTCCTGAAGGTTTGATTGAATTTATTCCTGAAATGAAATCTATGATTGCTAATTTGAATGATATTATGGCTTCTTTAGAAAAAGACAGCAAATATTCTTCAAGTGAAAATGCTGAAAAATTTGCGATTATTGAAAATACTCTTTCAAGCGAAAACTCCAAAGTATTTTCATCTTTGCCTAATTTAATCAAATCACAATTGTTGATGGACAGAGACCCTCACGGTAATGTTCAAGTTTCTAAAATTGAAACTGAAAAACTGTTAATTGAAATGATTAAAGAAAAATTAGATATCCTTAAAGCACAAGGTAAATACAATGGCAAATTCTCAGCTCAAGCACATTTCTTCGGCTATGAAGGTAGATGTGCATTCCCTTCTAACTTTGACGCTGATTATTGCTATTCACTTGGCTTCAACGCTTTTGCTTTGATTAACTTCGGCTTAACAGGATATTTGTCATCAGTTAGAAACCTTTCTGCTTCTGCTAATGAATGGAAAGCAGGCGGTGTTCCTTTGACTATGATGATGAATATGGAAAAACGTCACGGTGAAATGAAACCTGTTATCCAAAAAGCTTTGGTTGAGCTTGATGGACCTGTATTTAAACAATTAGAAAAGAACAGAGAATCTTGGGCTATGGAAGAAAAATATATCTTCCCCGGAGCAATTCAATACTTTGGCCCAAGTGCTGTATGCGACATAACGACGCAAACGCTTCAACATGAATGCAAAGCGCGCTTCGTTAAAGCATAA
- the thrS gene encoding threonine--tRNA ligase — translation MEKNKDTLHILRHSASHIMAQAVQKLFPEAKLAIGPAIDTGFYYDFDLDGHNFTADDLVKIEDEMKKILKDNLSFEKFEIPDVEKQIADFKAQGEIYKAELLEEHKNDAPTLYVTKNKDGEVVFNDFCCGPHVPNTSYIKGNAIKLLKVAGAYWRGDENKKMLQRIYATAFWTKEDLAEYVNFLEEAEKRDHRKLAAQLDLFSVREEVGAGLVLWHPNLAVVREEIENYWRSEHRKRGYVTVHTPQIAKAKLWEISGHMDHYKENMFFIQKDDDSDDQYVVKPMNCPFHIMIYQANRHSYRSLPLRMAELGTVYRKEKSGQLSGLTRVQGFTQDDAHVFCTPEQLVDEINSIIDFVADTMKIFKMEFEVELSTRPESYVGEIENWNLAEAGLKEAMDKRGMKYEINEGDGAFYGPKIDFKIKDAIGRTWQCATIQLDFNLPARFDIKYQDKDGLMKTPVMLHRVIFGSMERFHGILIEHYAGAFPTWLAPIQVQVVPIADRHNDYAEKVYKKLLENGVRANLDDRSESMNYKIREALQDKKIPYVIVMGDKEIETSDVAVRVRGKGNVGSMSVDAFAEKVVAEIRTRANETTF, via the coding sequence ATGGAAAAAAACAAAGATACATTACATATTTTACGCCACTCAGCCTCTCATATTATGGCTCAAGCGGTTCAAAAACTTTTCCCTGAAGCTAAATTGGCTATAGGACCTGCGATTGATACAGGGTTCTACTATGATTTCGATTTAGATGGACACAATTTTACGGCTGATGATTTGGTTAAGATTGAAGACGAAATGAAAAAGATTTTGAAAGACAATCTTTCTTTTGAAAAGTTTGAAATCCCTGATGTCGAAAAGCAAATTGCTGATTTCAAAGCTCAAGGCGAAATATATAAGGCAGAACTCCTTGAAGAACATAAAAACGATGCTCCGACTTTATATGTAACTAAAAACAAAGATGGTGAAGTCGTTTTTAATGATTTTTGCTGTGGACCGCATGTCCCCAATACTTCTTACATTAAAGGCAATGCAATTAAATTGTTAAAAGTTGCTGGTGCTTATTGGCGTGGTGATGAAAATAAAAAAATGCTTCAACGTATTTATGCTACTGCGTTTTGGACAAAAGAAGATTTGGCTGAATATGTGAACTTCTTAGAAGAAGCTGAAAAACGTGACCATAGAAAACTTGCTGCCCAACTTGATTTATTCTCTGTAAGAGAAGAAGTTGGTGCTGGGCTTGTTTTGTGGCATCCGAATTTGGCTGTTGTTCGTGAAGAAATCGAAAATTATTGGCGTTCAGAACATAGAAAAAGAGGCTATGTAACAGTTCATACTCCTCAAATTGCAAAAGCCAAATTGTGGGAAATTTCAGGACACATGGACCATTACAAAGAAAATATGTTCTTTATTCAAAAAGATGACGACTCTGATGACCAATATGTCGTTAAGCCGATGAATTGTCCTTTTCATATTATGATTTATCAAGCTAACAGGCATTCATACCGCTCTTTGCCATTGAGAATGGCTGAACTCGGAACTGTTTACAGAAAAGAAAAATCAGGTCAACTTTCAGGTTTGACTCGTGTTCAAGGGTTTACTCAAGATGATGCTCACGTTTTTTGCACTCCTGAACAATTAGTTGATGAAATTAACTCTATCATTGATTTTGTCGCTGATACTATGAAAATTTTCAAAATGGAATTTGAAGTTGAGCTCTCAACTCGTCCCGAAAGTTATGTAGGTGAGATTGAAAACTGGAATCTAGCCGAAGCAGGATTAAAAGAAGCCATGGACAAGCGTGGTATGAAATATGAAATAAATGAAGGTGACGGTGCTTTTTACGGACCTAAAATCGACTTCAAAATCAAAGACGCAATTGGCAGAACTTGGCAGTGTGCAACTATTCAATTAGACTTTAATTTGCCTGCAAGATTTGATATTAAATATCAAGACAAAGATGGCTTAATGAAGACTCCTGTTATGCTTCACCGTGTAATATTCGGGTCAATGGAAAGATTCCACGGCATTTTGATTGAACATTATGCAGGTGCTTTCCCGACTTGGCTTGCTCCAATTCAAGTTCAAGTGGTTCCAATCGCTGACAGACACAATGATTATGCTGAAAAAGTTTATAAAAAACTTCTTGAAAACGGTGTGAGAGCAAATCTTGACGACCGTTCTGAAAGCATGAATTATAAAATAAGAGAAGCTCTCCAAGACAAGAAAATCCCTTATGTAATCGTTATGGGCGATAAAGAAATTGAAACAAGTGACGTTGCAGTTAGAGTAAGAGGCAAAGGTAATGTCGGCTCTATGAGTGTTGATGCTTTTGCTGAAAAAGTCGTTGCTGAAATAAGAACTAGAGCTAACGAAACTACTTTCTAG
- a CDS encoding ZIP family metal transporter, with protein MEQFILLVKATALAGIGGTGLGGVIGSLFKKDSNKTVSLLLSFAAGVMTAIVCFDLVISAVKTGTHVLIVSAGIMAGVFLVYLLNLIIDRMTNHEVMHIDHSHPETADDLDEIIHSNHLSMHINKNDNTISLFVAGVIMACAIALHNLPEGMTIGASFANSHGEMAGSALVLAVLIGLHNIPEGMAIAVPLMSGGVKKRLAILITALAGAPTILGAIVGWWIGDIGPLGLALSLSFASGAMLYVVFGEILPQSILMYKSKLPAFFVMFGIIIGLIVIYI; from the coding sequence ATGGAACAATTTATATTATTAGTTAAAGCTACAGCGTTAGCTGGCATTGGCGGAACAGGTTTAGGCGGTGTTATTGGTTCTTTGTTTAAAAAAGACTCGAATAAAACCGTAAGCTTGTTATTGAGTTTTGCTGCAGGTGTTATGACTGCTATTGTTTGCTTTGATTTGGTAATTAGTGCTGTTAAAACAGGTACTCATGTATTAATTGTCAGTGCAGGTATAATGGCAGGTGTTTTTCTGGTTTATTTATTAAATTTAATTATTGATAGAATGACAAATCACGAAGTTATGCATATTGACCATTCTCACCCTGAAACAGCTGATGATTTAGATGAAATTATTCACAGTAATCACCTTTCAATGCATATTAATAAAAATGACAATACTATTTCACTTTTTGTTGCAGGTGTTATTATGGCTTGTGCTATTGCTTTGCATAATCTTCCAGAGGGTATGACAATAGGTGCTTCTTTTGCTAATTCACATGGCGAAATGGCGGGTTCCGCTTTGGTTTTGGCTGTGTTAATCGGACTTCACAATATTCCGGAAGGAATGGCAATCGCAGTTCCTTTAATGAGTGGTGGTGTTAAAAAAAGATTGGCAATTCTAATTACAGCATTGGCGGGTGCACCTACTATATTGGGTGCAATTGTCGGTTGGTGGATTGGTGATATCGGACCGTTGGGTTTGGCTTTGAGTTTGAGTTTCGCAAGCGGAGCGATGCTCTATGTTGTATTCGGCGAAATTTTGCCCCAATCAATATTGATGTACAAAAGTAAGCTTCCTGCATTTTTTGTAATGTTTGGGATAATAATAGGTTTGATTGTTATTTATATCTAA
- a CDS encoding zinc-ribbon domain-containing protein has translation MYCSKCGKEINDDATFCPTCGAEFVAETATKVKKHPFLIGCSSFIVGLIILTSFVGIFSDTEMSSIENKVAEDAVEQYNIAKAQGDKMQACVQAGLVSAAYLQAKDSDNYNKWKATEKTDCNKAGIAY, from the coding sequence ATGTATTGTTCAAAATGTGGAAAAGAAATCAATGATGATGCAACTTTTTGCCCGACTTGCGGAGCCGAATTTGTTGCAGAAACAGCAACAAAAGTGAAAAAACACCCTTTTTTAATAGGGTGCTCAAGTTTTATTGTCGGATTAATAATTTTAACTTCTTTTGTAGGAATTTTTTCTGATACAGAAATGTCGTCAATAGAAAACAAAGTAGCTGAAGATGCAGTGGAACAATATAATATAGCAAAAGCTCAAGGCGACAAAATGCAAGCATGCGTGCAAGCAGGATTGGTTTCAGCAGCATATCTACAAGCTAAAGATTCTGACAACTATAACAAATGGAAAGCAACAGAAAAAACGGATTGCAATAAAGCAGGCATAGCTTATTAA
- a CDS encoding DNA recombination protein RmuC: protein MNLLIFIAGLLIGCGLTYFLLKNSDKNQKKSQNEAEEQMKLIFENVANKILKENTQDFSTMSKERMTELLEPFKERIEDFKKRFEQNNEKFTTLDVHIKSVIEAGNKINQDTNKLSQALKGDNMKQGKWGELILERVLELSGLKKGEEYLTQAGIGSQRPDATILLPENKAIFVDAKTTLASYDAYINAETIDEQEYYLKQFKDSVKTHIMGLSKKEYFATTDYYSPEYVLMFIPIESCYSMLFLEDAQLWEFAWKNKIMPTSPSTLLAALKIINSFHVVTRQNNNAIEIATLAGKMIDKFADMIKDLNSAQKSINNIYTKLTGRDNIVRQIERLQDLGAKANKQIPEISENNNQLNI from the coding sequence ATGAATTTATTAATTTTTATCGCAGGACTTTTGATAGGATGCGGACTAACTTATTTTTTGTTAAAAAACAGCGATAAAAATCAAAAAAAATCACAAAATGAAGCCGAAGAACAAATGAAATTAATCTTCGAAAATGTTGCAAATAAAATTCTGAAAGAAAATACCCAAGACTTTTCAACAATGTCAAAAGAAAGAATGACAGAACTTTTGGAACCTTTCAAAGAACGAATTGAAGACTTCAAAAAAAGATTTGAACAAAACAACGAAAAATTCACCACGCTTGATGTACATATCAAAAGTGTTATTGAAGCAGGTAACAAAATAAACCAAGACACAAACAAGCTTTCTCAAGCCCTAAAGGGCGATAACATGAAGCAAGGCAAATGGGGTGAATTGATTCTTGAAAGAGTGTTAGAGCTTTCAGGCTTAAAAAAGGGCGAAGAATATTTAACCCAAGCCGGTATTGGCTCTCAAAGACCCGACGCAACAATACTTTTGCCCGAAAACAAAGCAATATTTGTCGACGCAAAAACAACTCTGGCTTCATACGACGCATACATTAACGCTGAAACCATAGACGAGCAAGAATATTATCTAAAACAATTTAAAGACTCTGTAAAAACACATATCATGGGGCTTTCCAAAAAAGAATACTTCGCTACAACAGACTACTATTCACCCGAATATGTTCTAATGTTCATTCCAATTGAAAGCTGCTACTCTATGCTATTTTTAGAAGATGCACAACTTTGGGAATTCGCTTGGAAAAACAAAATAATGCCGACATCTCCATCAACACTTCTTGCTGCATTAAAAATAATAAACAGCTTCCATGTTGTAACAAGGCAAAACAATAACGCTATTGAGATAGCGACACTTGCAGGCAAAATGATTGACAAATTTGCAGATATGATAAAAGACCTCAACTCAGCACAAAAATCAATAAACAATATATACACAAAGCTCACAGGGCGAGATAATATTGTCCGACAAATCGAAAGATTGCAAGACTTGGGAGCAAAAGCTAATAAGCAAATCCCTGAAATTTCCGAAAATAACAATCAACTTAATATATAA
- the proC gene encoding pyrroline-5-carboxylate reductase, protein MNDKIGFIGAGKMASAIIKGIIGAKSYKPSNILIHDLNKDALDNAKKDFGITIEESNINVVKNADVIVFAVKPFVLPTILEEIKHTITKNKVVISIAAGIATKTMEEKLGEIPIIRIMPNTPALVNEGMSAVCKGKYAKDEHAKIALTIFGSVGKVIELDEKYLDIVTGISGSGPAFYYYIINEIAKAGEKLGLDYETCLKLSAQTAFGSAKMMMETGVSPEQLIINVTTPGGTTEVGNNVLKQSNISDILYDTIKGTTEKSKALGAK, encoded by the coding sequence ATGAACGATAAAATAGGATTCATCGGTGCAGGCAAAATGGCAAGTGCCATTATAAAAGGAATAATCGGAGCAAAAAGTTATAAACCATCTAATATTTTAATTCACGACTTGAACAAAGATGCCTTAGATAATGCAAAAAAAGATTTCGGCATCACAATTGAAGAATCAAACATAAATGTCGTCAAGAATGCTGATGTTATTGTATTTGCAGTAAAGCCTTTTGTCCTACCGACAATTTTAGAAGAAATTAAACACACTATTACAAAAAACAAAGTAGTTATATCAATCGCAGCAGGAATTGCCACTAAAACAATGGAAGAAAAATTGGGCGAAATCCCAATAATAAGAATTATGCCTAACACGCCGGCTCTTGTAAACGAAGGAATGAGTGCCGTTTGTAAAGGTAAATATGCGAAAGATGAACACGCTAAAATCGCCCTTACTATCTTCGGCAGCGTTGGAAAAGTAATAGAGCTTGACGAAAAATATCTCGATATAGTAACAGGGATTTCAGGCTCAGGACCTGCTTTTTACTATTATATAATCAACGAAATCGCAAAAGCAGGCGAAAAACTCGGACTAGACTATGAAACCTGCCTAAAACTTTCAGCCCAAACCGCCTTCGGCTCTGCAAAAATGATGATGGAAACAGGAGTTTCACCGGAGCAACTGATTATCAATGTAACAACACCAGGCGGCACAACAGAAGTCGGTAACAATGTCTTAAAACAAAGTAACATCTCCGATATCTTGTATGATACAATTAAGGGCACAACTGAAAAATCTAAGGCATTGGGAGCTAAATAA
- the rpmH gene encoding 50S ribosomal protein L34 encodes MRRTLEGTKRKRQNVSGFRARMATNGGQEVLNRRRAKGRHKLAIEAKERA; translated from the coding sequence ATGAGACGTACGCTTGAAGGAACTAAAAGAAAAAGACAAAACGTAAGCGGTTTCAGAGCTAGAATGGCAACAAACGGCGGACAAGAAGTTCTTAACAGAAGAAGAGCTAAAGGTCGTCATAAATTGGCTATCGAAGCAAAAGAACGTGCTTAG
- the rnpA gene encoding ribonuclease P protein component has product MLPRQYRLKNKSAFNATYKQKNVIANNFFVAYLGREKKDTSLPTRFGFVVSKKFHKRAVKRNRIKRLMREAVRLFLKKDGAKSFEKYQSLIIIPKQRALNPKFSDVVFFMENIFEKL; this is encoded by the coding sequence ATGCTCCCTAGGCAATACAGGCTTAAAAATAAATCAGCATTTAATGCAACATACAAGCAAAAAAATGTTATTGCAAACAACTTTTTCGTAGCTTATTTAGGTAGAGAAAAAAAAGATACCTCTTTGCCTACTAGATTTGGTTTTGTTGTTAGTAAAAAATTCCATAAAAGAGCAGTCAAAAGAAATAGAATAAAAAGGCTTATGCGAGAGGCTGTCAGGTTGTTTCTGAAAAAAGATGGGGCAAAAAGTTTTGAGAAATATCAATCTTTGATTATCATCCCAAAACAGAGGGCTCTCAATCCTAAATTTTCTGACGTCGTTTTCTTCATGGAAAATATTTTTGAAAAATTATAA
- a CDS encoding FliM/FliN family flagellar motor switch protein: MSATKEYLAPNVDLKLVSVTERDNILFAGEEYFVTKIRITKDLNILIRLSKTAIDGILTNILGENKGKFELESVTELEANLITSYNDFVFKSFSQFLLDLSKYKKVKNLFDTHLTFFIKSNGYELGKLIISIPEAAIPELPPASPVDSFSIDDFPKTKVKVNLAVGCSKLTLNDVKNIEVDDIVLLENSNINKMILKVNGENKPFKLVPDPSLIIDFDGDSDNDGGLNMDEKTIHTGNMWDSIQVDLSAEFEQVKIPLGDLRQISEGLVVDIGSVYENKIDLKVENKTIASGELVIINDRYGVRVDKVYNEHSETKKVAEADEKEPQPQEKPAEQNDDFNEEDFDYGNFEIEDENI, translated from the coding sequence GTGTCTGCCACAAAAGAATACTTGGCTCCAAACGTCGACTTAAAACTCGTAAGCGTCACCGAAAGAGATAACATTTTGTTTGCGGGTGAAGAATATTTTGTAACTAAAATAAGAATTACAAAAGATTTGAATATTCTAATAAGGCTTTCCAAAACAGCCATCGACGGTATTCTTACAAATATACTCGGAGAAAATAAAGGAAAATTCGAGCTTGAATCTGTTACAGAACTTGAGGCTAATCTTATCACTTCTTATAATGATTTTGTATTCAAAAGTTTTTCTCAATTTTTGCTAGATTTGTCTAAGTATAAAAAGGTGAAAAACCTTTTTGATACCCATCTTACATTTTTTATCAAATCAAATGGCTACGAGTTAGGAAAATTGATTATTTCTATTCCGGAAGCTGCTATCCCTGAATTGCCCCCAGCTAGCCCAGTTGACAGTTTCTCTATTGATGATTTCCCAAAAACAAAAGTCAAAGTAAACCTCGCAGTAGGTTGCTCAAAGTTGACGTTAAACGATGTTAAAAATATTGAAGTAGATGATATTGTGCTATTGGAAAATAGCAATATCAACAAAATGATTTTAAAAGTAAACGGTGAAAACAAACCGTTTAAACTTGTACCAGATCCATCGCTCATTATTGATTTCGATGGTGATAGCGATAATGATGGAGGACTAAACATGGATGAAAAAACAATCCACACAGGAAATATGTGGGATTCTATTCAGGTTGATTTGTCGGCTGAATTTGAACAGGTCAAAATTCCTTTGGGGGATTTAAGACAAATCTCTGAAGGGCTTGTTGTCGACATTGGTTCGGTTTATGAAAATAAAATTGATTTGAAAGTCGAAAATAAAACTATTGCCTCAGGCGAACTTGTCATTATAAATGATAGATATGGTGTGCGTGTAGACAAGGTTTATAATGAACATTCAGAAACCAAAAAAGTGGCTGAAGCCGATGAAAAGGAGCCACAACCTCAAGAAAAACCTGCTGAACAAAATGATGATTTCAATGAAGAAGATTTCGATTATGGTAATTTCGAAATCGAAGATGAAAATATCTAA
- a CDS encoding flagellar biosynthetic protein FliO yields MGQYLIQFAAYTCAMVGIITLCLIVYKKTFIDVNINNKAEYLKVENSVNLSGRKTIYVIKAGDEKFLVASDIDKTTFLAKLDDKDATEKITNIANQVSFAKKEEHKPALAGIKIGEDLLPHKSSNVTKLPVMRELLRKLNS; encoded by the coding sequence ATGGGACAATATTTAATTCAATTCGCAGCTTATACCTGTGCTATGGTTGGAATAATTACATTATGCCTTATTGTTTATAAAAAAACTTTCATTGATGTAAACATAAACAACAAAGCAGAGTATTTGAAAGTTGAAAACAGTGTAAATTTATCAGGCAGAAAAACTATTTATGTAATTAAAGCGGGTGATGAAAAATTCTTAGTAGCCTCTGATATCGATAAAACCACATTCTTGGCTAAACTTGACGATAAAGACGCTACAGAAAAAATTACAAATATTGCTAATCAAGTTTCTTTTGCAAAAAAAGAAGAACATAAACCTGCTTTAGCGGGAATAAAAATTGGGGAAGATTTGTTGCCTCATAAAAGTTCTAATGTGACAAAGCTCCCTGTTATGAGAGAATTGCTTAGAAAATTAAATTCATAG
- the fliP gene encoding flagellar type III secretion system pore protein FliP (The bacterial flagellar biogenesis protein FliP forms a type III secretion system (T3SS)-type pore required for flagellar assembly.) — translation MDSVLKDMNPVLQMLTVMTLFSLLPFVFTCMTSFLRYAIVFSFLKQALGTQQLPPAIVLIGLSIILTFYTMGPVFQQMWDVGSVPYQKNGSLVEAIAEGSKPLKEFMMKQTRQEDLSFFVELSQKKPPENPDQITIWEVAPAYIISELKTSFEIGFIIFVPFIVLDLVVANVLLALGMFMLSPTIISLPFKLLIFIAVDGWSLIVQGLVGSFN, via the coding sequence ATGGATAGTGTATTAAAGGATATGAACCCTGTATTGCAAATGCTCACGGTGATGACATTGTTCTCACTGTTGCCGTTTGTTTTTACTTGTATGACGAGCTTTTTAAGGTATGCGATTGTTTTTTCTTTTTTGAAACAGGCTCTTGGTACCCAACAGTTACCGCCTGCTATTGTTTTAATCGGATTGTCAATAATTTTAACCTTTTATACAATGGGACCTGTCTTTCAGCAAATGTGGGATGTCGGGTCTGTTCCTTATCAAAAAAACGGCTCTTTAGTCGAGGCGATTGCTGAAGGCTCAAAACCCTTAAAAGAGTTTATGATGAAACAAACGAGGCAAGAAGATTTGTCGTTTTTTGTTGAATTGTCGCAAAAAAAGCCTCCCGAAAATCCTGACCAAATTACTATTTGGGAAGTTGCACCTGCTTATATAATAAGTGAGCTTAAAACTTCATTTGAAATTGGGTTCATTATATTTGTTCCGTTCATTGTATTGGATTTGGTTGTTGCTAACGTCCTTTTGGCGTTAGGTATGTTCATGTTATCACCTACAATTATTTCATTGCCGTTTAAGTTGTTGATATTTATCGCAGTTGACGGTTGGAGCTTGATTGTTCAAGGACTTGTAGGAAGCTTTAATTAA
- a CDS encoding flagellar biosynthetic protein FliQ, which produces MELMLEFMGKGLLTMLMISLPCVLTAAAVGLVVGVLQAVTQVQEQTIAAAPKILAVFLVIMVFGVGYVRLLTNLIKDSTQLAFNIIPKSDNYVLPADYYRYTKPFADEMKDGNFKNVPSVDQVMKNAGKPPFIDNSDKLKYNAAGKVEVPYPNFIERKKIMGR; this is translated from the coding sequence ATGGAATTGATGCTAGAATTTATGGGTAAAGGTCTTTTGACCATGTTGATGATATCGCTCCCTTGCGTATTAACTGCTGCTGCTGTGGGGCTTGTCGTAGGGGTATTGCAAGCTGTTACTCAGGTTCAGGAACAAACTATTGCTGCAGCACCGAAAATTCTTGCTGTATTTTTGGTAATTATGGTTTTTGGTGTTGGGTATGTGCGTTTGCTTACCAATTTAATTAAGGATTCAACGCAACTAGCTTTTAATATTATCCCTAAAAGTGATAATTATGTATTGCCTGCTGATTATTATCGCTATACAAAACCTTTTGCAGATGAGATGAAAGACGGTAATTTTAAGAATGTGCCTTCTGTTGACCAAGTCATGAAAAACGCCGGAAAGCCACCATTCATCGATAACTCTGACAAATTAAAATACAATGCCGCAGGAAAAGTCGAGGTTCCTTATCCAAACTTTATTGAACGTAAAAAAATAATGGGAAGATAA